The Minwuia thermotolerans sequence GTCCACGGCTCGCGCGGATGGTCGCGCTTGTAGAAGCGGACATACTCGCGGCTGCCCTGGATGCGGATGGAGTCGTTCAGCGCAGCGATCGCCTGCCGCCAGCCGTCGTCGTCGATCTCCAGCCGGCGGAGGCCGAACAGCGCCTCGCGGTTGATCCGGCCCTCCTTGTCGACCTGGAAGGCGTGGTCGACCAGCGTGCGGATCTTCGCGTCCGCGCCCTCCGACCATGCCGAGATGCAGGCGTCGAAGAGCTCCTTGGCGACCTGCAGCTCGGGCCCGAAGGTGAGCGAGTCCTGCACCTGCACGGACACCTTCATGCAGCCGTCGAAGGTGATCAGGGTGACGTTGCCCTTCTTGCCGCCGCGCGTGACGCCGTACTTCTCGGACAGCAGGTCCATGAAGGTCGCGACATCGTCGAAGGTGTGGCCGCGGAACCGCGCGATCTGCGCATTCAGCTCTTCGGCATAGCCCAGGATCTTGCGGACCGTCTGGTCCTCCAGGCGCTCGTGGTCCTTGACCATGTCCTCGGGCACCAGCCGGCCCTTCGCGTCCATGATGAAGCCATCGGGTATTTCGACATTCATAGATCAGCTCCTTGCCCAGATGAGGTGAAGCCAGCGCAGCTGCTGGCGGATGAAGCGGCGGAGGTGGCTACGGCGTCTCATCGCAGAGCTCCTCGCGCAGCTGTTGGAGGGTGCGTTCGATCCCGTCGGCCAGCT is a genomic window containing:
- a CDS encoding DUF3164 family protein, which translates into the protein MNVEIPDGFIMDAKGRLVPEDMVKDHERLEDQTVRKILGYAEELNAQIARFRGHTFDDVATFMDLLSEKYGVTRGGKKGNVTLITFDGCMKVSVQVQDSLTFGPELQVAKELFDACISAWSEGADAKIRTLVDHAFQVDKEGRINREALFGLRRLEIDDDGWRQAIAALNDSIRIQGSREYVRFYKRDHPREPWTPVTIDLASARAPAELAGAS